A genomic window from Acidimicrobiia bacterium includes:
- a CDS encoding inorganic diphosphatase — MLVTMVVEIPRGSRNKYETDPATGHVYLDRMLFTATRYPADYGFVPDTVAEDGDPLDAMAVVTEPTFTGCRIRIRPIGLFLMEDQGLPDHKVLGVPARDPLWGAVRDLDGLPPHLLREFEHFFSVYKDLEDMKTAAKGWKGAAEALAVLRAAGAVLEEED; from the coding sequence ATGCTGGTCACCATGGTCGTCGAGATCCCTCGGGGCAGCCGCAACAAGTACGAGACCGACCCGGCGACCGGCCACGTCTACCTCGACCGAATGCTCTTCACCGCCACGCGTTACCCCGCCGACTATGGGTTCGTCCCGGACACCGTCGCCGAGGATGGGGACCCATTGGATGCGATGGCCGTCGTCACGGAGCCCACGTTCACCGGGTGCCGCATCCGGATCCGTCCCATCGGGCTCTTCCTCATGGAGGACCAAGGGCTGCCCGACCACAAGGTTCTGGGGGTCCCCGCCCGGGACCCGCTGTGGGGCGCGGTGCGGGATCTCGATGGCCTGCCGCCTCACCTGTTGCGGGAGTTCGAGCATTTCTTCAGCGTGTACAAGGACCTCGAGGACATGAAGACGGCGGCGAAGGGCTGGAAGGGAGCGGCCGAGGCGCTGGCCGTTCTCCGGGCCGCCGGAGCGGTGCTGGAAGAGGAGGATTGA